The DNA window TACAACAACATTGTCTATAGTACTGTTTATCAACAAGTATCAAAGTagaatcaaaaataattttacaaacatATCTTAATTGTTCAAAAGCAATTTCCAGATGATACAAATGTTGTTAAGCCATGCAATAGGTACAGCTTGAAGAAAGGAAAGTgtatgtttttgtaaaaaagaaagataattcATGCCATAAgcttaaaaatcattattttgtaaCTAGTCTCTCCCAGCTAATGTGTCTCACCACTGTTTGCAGATGACTCTGTTTCTGAGGAAACAGGAGTATCATCCCAGTTTACTGTGTCTACATCATCATCCTCAAATTGTGTGAGTAGTTTTTTTGACTTTGCCAACTCTTCTGCATTTTCAACTGTAACCTAGGGTTAGGATGAACAAATTATGTAGCTTGTATTAAAgaaaaactaatacatgtaaaatcatATTATTCTTGTAAATGCATGAAGGACATGAACTCAGTAAAATTAttatcttggatttttttttttcagatgttGAGAATACAAATGTCTATCACAGTAAGTATTATGCCCCATCAATAACATGTATAACATACAAACAAATTTTACAAACAACTAGTGTTCCTGCTGAAAATATATATGACATCACTATCCCCCTGGCTCCTCATTATCATCATTGTCAATATCATCACTCTCGTCATCATCAAAACACAAAGTATTGCACAGGTATTTACTTATATTGTCAAAGCTTCAAAATTCATACATACTTACATTGTCATCAAACAAGTTGAATTTGCTCTTATTAACCCTGGATTTCATCCAGTACTCCTCCTCATCTTGTGATTcctaaaaatgttcaaaattacaTCTACATTGGCGAGTGTCTCAAATTATCAGAGTCAAAGCATcagcaaaacaaacaaacagaacaaatacTAAGTACACATAGAAAATAGCTTTTTCAACCTAATTAATCAAGAAAAGGGCTTCACAAAAACCATTTTGCTACACATATATGCATGATCTCTCTTAGAAAGATCAATTTCGAAAATATAAATGCGAAAATTATTGCTGGTTCTAGTCCACTGTTATGTTAATGTCCTTATTCATTCCTTAGAGATGTGATAATaatgagaaaatcttttttactCGTCTCAGAGATGACATTCTTCCGCCACCATCGAAATGAAAGTAGAAATACGCTTATATCATCATCGAAATAAGAAATTAAGTTTATAATcggtcaaatttttacttaaTTAAGTAAAACATTAATAACACTAAAGCATTATATAATGACATATATGCATGAAttattctaaaaaatgacaaaagagATTTTATCTGATAAATGATGAGAGATGACCTTcacctttttgtttttaaatattttaagcggCACAAAAAAAGGTTTCACTTTATCAATGATGTCTTGTTTCAAGGTATGTTTTCAATGCTGTTTATTATTCGAGACTCGATACATCTAAGAAAGACAGAGATTAATATCAGAAATAAGTATTGAATCCAAATGTAAAGATCACTAGTCAAGACATGGACGTATGGATGCATACAGTCCGTATATAAGTACAACGTGATGCCCTTGGATATTTTGAGATGCATGTCGGATGgaaactttaaaaagaaaagaacttTGTAAATATTCTTTAAGAAATATTGTGTTATTTCagtatattgtaaattatacACGCAACAATCTAGAGATAAAAATCATGTGTGGCCCACCAAATACTAAATTTAAGTCAGTGAAGAAAAAGAGGTTGATAGGTTTATAAGCAAAGACACTAAGTGTTGAAGTTTAACTTTTAGATAGACCCAGTTAATGATCACTGTAGTTTATATCATTCGCCATTCCCTTGACATTTCACTAGGGAGCAAGCTTAGAGTGCCACACTACCACATGgctagatagaatgttctatcgttaaaatgacagatgtcctacggacccgctttaacgatagaattcgtcccatatactcgctacgtagcaaataaaaaaattataacgcGCTGTATCTCGCCTAAATTTTCATGCGATTTTCGACAAAATGGCAGGTAAATTCAAAcgtgtattttaacaaaatgccttggtacgactcattaaatggatattttgtggactaaactacatatgcatgttcaaaaggtttgtaatgtataaaaatgtgtttttcccctGCAGATTATTTATAACAGACTTAAAATCAACGCGAAGCTGATCCGCTTCGCggctgctacattgcaagtatacgggacgaattcttactgtgacctgagTGTAGCCTGGTCACAGTAAGATTACTCTTTCTACCACATGGCAtgactactgtggaatcatttctATTCATGAGGGTCAGTGTTCGTGGGTAGACAAAATTTTcttggttcgtggggacgtaatttcgttggtagtGTAATTATGATCGTTTTGATAAGTATTAAATATATGATTGTGTATAGGTCTATGGGGATGTGAATTCatgggcaagggttacccactaaagccacgaacattggtccccGACGAACAATGATTACATGTATTCCATAGTATTTATACATTAAGTCCATGCGACTGAAATCTATTAAAACACATAACCATGCCACacataatttaataatataataatcaaTTATCCTAAAGTATTatataacaagcattctgagagtattgcatttgcataagcaatacatgtcccctaccggtttgtagaaatttgtgaaaaaaatgcactgttatgcagaatatcatttcttaccgtctcaacagaccaacccgataacgaacccaattgtaataatacaaataaCCCTgttgattaaatttacaacacgatgcttgacactattttacagaacttatttgtttgttagaaacaataaaaggactggtccaagtaatgcacgatattattactaacaacatactttcctcgtttatttgatacacaccgagcccgataacgaacccgtacattaaaaaattggaatataaaaaatcaattttctcgAAAAAAATGTCAACCAGATGCTACAAAAGTGttaacttgatctgtagtttgacattttgaagctgttcagcaaatttcatatttttcctcaaacacataaagaaaaaaagtgtggaaaactgaagtggcacagacagacggacggacagacagacagactgatgaatgcagaggaaagctatagtcccctccgatgaaaaccggtaggggactaataacaaAAGATATCTAGGTCTGAATTACATGGCTTATGACCTGTCTATGAATTACAACCTATCACCCTTTCAGAAGACCATTCCTTCCACCAATGATTTTAATTGAACAATGTTTGCCTTTATTTTCTCATTTCTGCATTTACAGCATTCAAAAATGGCCCATTGACTGGAAAAGTTTTCACAACagaaaattctgaaaattttatcTCTGTAATAAATTTGAACATTGCAAAAGTTCAGCCTTAGCCAAAAAATCACAATACTACAGTTTATCCTATAGAAAAAAGCTTTGTTTCATATACCATGAGGTGCTTATTCTATATTTTCATTATGTAGCTTCCAAAAACCCCCTTTTGTAATATGTAATCAAATAAAACACACTCATTTAGCCTGGGATATATAGAATAttacacatttattttgatCTCGGCCCTGGTACCGTCAAAGAGATGAACAGTCTGAtgttgtttttatcatttattgaaaaaaaaattttattcataaaaatcaaattttaaatttgtaatagaTGAGctattaatttacatatttttctgtatttacaaatctcattattttcatttcctttATTTATATGTTGTAGGACTTAGTTAACATATTGCCATTGTGAGATGTTGTATATATAGAATATCACactgttgttttgatctcggccctggtatcagcccGAGCGTTTGGTATCGGCGCAAGCCCAAAGGGCGCGGGCCAATACCAAACGCTCgggctgataccagggccgagatcaaaacaacagtgtgatgtttatatcatatatctaaaatcaaagacTTTTATTCTAATTCcaaataagaaatataatttatcatgaagaagctatagattttttttcagatttacaAAACTCATtcgtttttattcttttttatatatgttaagaACTGTAAGAGTTGCCGGACTTTGTTGACAAACCattgtcatttgaaatacagtAGAAGAGAGTCTATCATCTGAAATGAAGCACTATCTtctagaattcaaaattatcgAGAGAGAAACTTCCATCCTTTGCAACGTTGTAATGAGTCAAATTCCTTCACTGGTAtttcgtccgtttcctgtcagATTCCATTCATAAAAATCCATACTGTTATAGCAAGTTGTTTGAGAACGTTCATAGGCGTGTCCATTACTTTAATCGcttaatatttacaaataaagtCTCGTTCCACCCTTCTCTACATCCTCCATAATTCAAATGTTGAGTGATATTAAATAAAGCATGCTATTGTTCTGAATACCGTTGTGTAGGTTACCTCCCCTTGCTTAGATACATTTCACTCTTTGGCGCTAtttttgatattattatttttcaattttcagcaataaataaaaatattcagacaTGTAAAGTGAtgctttgtattatttatttgttattctatCGTTATTTTACAAACTAGTCTTAATTTAAAGCAAAGATATTTGGGAATTAGCGATTTTAAATTTTAGGGCAATACATCCCCTTGAAGATGGCTGAGACAGAGAAATATTAGCCTCGAGGGCGATACAGCCCTAGCTTCCAATTGCTGTCTCACCTAGTCCAAAACACAtgtatcagggctgatacactactaGGTATATGATATACTATAAATTCCTAATCTTATGCGAGCACCGGTACTTAATTCCGGGATTCAGCtgtttttgtatcaaatcgcgtgAATATTAAATCGCGATCAccaatttttgttataattacCTATAGAtcaaaactgttaaaaaaaataaagcgagattttaaaatctgtgagGGTTGCCTCTCACAACTTTATGCAGAAATTATTTCCTTGCGTTTACTTTGGATTGTTCAGTAGCTCCTGCCCCCAGGTCTGTAACTAATTTGTGGTGAGAAATTTTTCCAGTTTACTTGCAATGTTTTGATGTTATTTATATGCATCAGTAGATAGGTAATAGGGACAGTTATGCCATATATAATTTGTACATAATAATTATCTATTCTACACAAATAAGACAAACACTTATCGATAACACTTGTCAGCTCATTTTGTTGCTGCTCATGTGCCTCGTACTTAACCTATCTATCAGTATACAATCAAGTGTGAAAAAGTTTTTTCACTGTAAACAATACATAAGAAAATTTGATTATACCCCATGGAACAATAGTGTTTTTGACCATCAGTCAGTCTGCGAGTCAGTCAGTCCTGCTGCACAGAGtttcaaaaaaagaattttggtATTTAAGGTCCATTGTGTtgatgtgtatacatgtatttataccagTAATTACTGATCCTAATATTTTTTAGGAATtttttagaacaaaatatgCAGATGTACAAATGTTACCAGgataaaggactatgtgcggttttatgcattttttgcccccaaaatcaaagttttagaaagagctttaaagataaggtgaaagatagttaaaatcatatttaaaataaaggTGTTAAAGgctatcaccacagtgacgtcattatgtagaaatgacgtcatgaagattgcattattttgataaattgatgttttgtagcaaaatatgggtgttttccaatggtttttcgactgggaaacatcgagcccaggcttgctcaagtaccattttttagtataatgtgtaaaactatctgaagaaaaacatgttaaaatcgcacttgagcagaactgcgctctatacttccgtatgcaaaatatagagcaaaaatgagaatattttcatttgtttgcaaatttgtgggaattaggtcatttagttgacgtcatagataacCAACGAATGAGCAaagatgactaaaatcaagattaaagttataggcatcctctatacaatatgatttgtgaagattttattttcatatgatactatttaaaaattggttgaaatcgggggcagatatttgaccacaCCGCACATTGTCCTTTCAATTGCATTATTCTTCTGGAAGTTTTGCACTTTTGAATTtagaattttgttgtttttaaagacAAAGGTATAGATGTTGCATACCTGCAAGTAGTTTTGATGTGATGATTTTGGGGATTTTCCttcatttcaaaatcaaattatttgtgTATTTAACGCATATCCTGCCATTATATGTAGCATTGTCAAGTAATGGGGGAGTGTGGGGTATATGAGCTTGCTCAtgcactttttctttcattgtacatgtatcaatatcatCTAATAAGATCATACCATATTTAATTACTGACAGTAGTATTTTGATGATTGTTCCAAACTTCATTtcataaacatgattttttttctcaatttcaaACCCAAAAGTCCCTAAGACCTGCCAACAGAATATGGTCAAGATTGTTTTTATGCCAGACAAGAGGATATGTAGAAAGAGACCCAAGGACAATCAAAGTGGGAGATTTAGTGTTAGAGCCAGAGTACAAAAGGCATATGCCAGATGATGGGAAGACTCCCTTTGTCAACCTCAACAGGATGCTGAATGTTGTGGAGGCGGACTTTGACAAGGAAAGCTTAAAGCAGTTTATGCAACGCAAGATAGATGTTAATGATATTGCAGAACAGAGGTAAGCATTAATTACCAACACAAAATAGATGTCAATGATATGACAGCACAGCGGTGAGCATTAATTACCAACACAAGATAGAAGTCAATAATATCACTgcacatatgtaagcatttttaaattattaccaGTAATACTCACAGAAATAAATGTTGGAGAAAGTTTGCATTGGTAGATTGTTTGATTACCATATTTGTTTATCTCCCTTTCAAAGATCAAAAACCAAGATGGGACTACTAAAATtctaaatactttattttattttcattttatttcatgaataGCTGTATATAGATACTATCTAGTACCGTATATCCAGTAATATTCACGattatctaatttttttaaattttcgttatcttttttaaatcgcaaattattgaataagcagaaattttattctatatcattttctttaagaaactttttaaattgcaaaacatgaccaacacaaattaaaaatgctacacatttttcccattttttacgccattttttttacacacaaacccccccccccccccccagatgTATGGTATGCTATCAATTCGGACAGAGACAGGCAGGTTCTGCTTTGTAGTCtactgaatcattttaaaattaacactGCCATTGAAGGACTCTACATATATTTGGTTTCATTGTAGAGTGGATGcgaaaacaaaggaaaaaattgGTAAAGACTTAGCTGCTGCTTATGTGGTTGTAAAGTCAGGGGGGCGTATTCAGTTTGCTGGAATGGATCGATGGATTGAAAAGAAAGGGAGTCATATACCACTACCTAATCACAATATACCTAATCTCAAATTACAAGTGGCAGATCTAACAGGCAGTTCCATCAGATATGAAGGATTAGCATTTCTGGGTAAGAATCAAATTGGACCTTAAGAAAGATAGAGGTACTTCTTTCTATATATTTGAGTGTGTTCCTTGAAGTAAAATGATTCACCAAAAAGCCATCATAgttaaaaaaatctatcaatTTTCAGAAGGAACATCAATAAAGATGCTGATTCTAAGGGATTGCCAGTATATTGATGATTTCTGCCTGTCTCGCCTGTATAAGATTAGCAATACTCTGGAGTTCTTGGATATCAGTGGATGTACCTTAGTAACAGATAATGGCCTTGCGGCTCTTTGCAAATTGAGGTGAGCTGGATAACTCCCACATTCTACAAGCCTGTTTTAGAGGGGTAGTCAGTAGGAGGAACACCCCtcaaccctcccccccccccccccccaagaaaattgattaaatttacatagtaaattaccaaaaatataccttggacccccccccccccccccccccccccccccataaaaatGTTCTGGATCTGCGCATGTTGTATCATCTGAAtcttttcaacaaaaacaattaaacatctgtacaaataactttttttctctCCAGAAATTTGAAAGGTTTACGGATCAATGATTTACCAAATGCTGGGAACAAGGCTTTGATTGCTGCTTATCTGTTAGATGAAAACCCAGAATTGAATGTTCTTGGAGTGGATCTTCCATCAGATCATGATAAAGAAATGCCAGAAACATCACCAGAGGAAAGTGGACAATATTCTGATTCTTCAAACAATTCCTCCGACAAACCACCTACATAATCAAGTTCAGGGAAGTCCTCATGAAAATGAAGCTGTATTTGGCTAATAAGTACCATTTAACGGTAGTTGAAAACTTATCTCAGATCTGTTTGCCTTGATGATGAAAGCGTTGCTGATGTGAAATGAAGTTTTCAGCATAAAGTTGTGAAAAGGACACAAGCATTTTACCCATAACGTTTGGAGACAGCATTCTTAGGTGATTGCCCTTTACTCTCTGTGATAATTTGAAGCCAAGATTGATGAATCATTCATATTAATATGCATCAGACCTTACAAATGcatttttgtcttttatttcaaatgagaTTTAACTGAACATTATCAAGATACATGCATTACCTGGTAAGCTGATCTTTGTTGACAAGTGAGAGGATAAGTTGGAGTATCAGTCAGACTGCCATTTTTTACGGTAGGCATCATCCAACATTTGATGCATACCGGTAAATCTtgtatgttttttaatattcacttttatttaagaaatgtttttgaTCAAAAatgattacattaaaaaataaaataaagttgtttttttttaatgatattttgcCATATTAAGTACAAATCATTATATATAACAAGGgaatttaaattaactttaaaagAAACACAATTTACAGTAATGgatatttttgcattaaaataattactagTGCATGTATGTTGAACTTTAACAATATGCAAAAAAATGTATCTCAATTGTGATAGAAGTTATTCTTTTCATACACTTTTCAACAGTGGTTGGAATTCATATTcagttaaaaatattcttgttcattaataagaaaattgataaaaaatctaTAGTCTAACAGAGAATGAGATTCTAAAAGAGTTACTGTCTCATATAAAGTATTCAAAGTGAGACTACTCACTAGTGTGTTGATACAGATTGAAGCAAGTTGATgcaatatacaatgtacatgtatggataTCTATGTTTGCATTCTTTCTTATTGAAAATGCAAATGAACAAATTATGCCactgaatatatatagtaaatatcAAATACACAGACATGCAGTCTCTCTGC is part of the Crassostrea angulata isolate pt1a10 chromosome 3, ASM2561291v2, whole genome shotgun sequence genome and encodes:
- the LOC128175779 gene encoding distal membrane-arm assembly complex protein 2-like isoform X1, with protein sequence MMSCFKSLRPANRIWSRLFLCQTRGYVERDPRTIKVGDLVLEPEYKRHMPDDGKTPFVNLNRMLNVVEADFDKESLKQFMQRKIDVNDIAEQRVDAKTKEKIGKDLAAAYVVVKSGGRIQFAGMDRWIEKKGSHIPLPNHNIPNLKLQVADLTGSSIRYEGLAFLEGTSIKMLILRDCQYIDDFCLSRLYKISNTLEFLDISGCTLVTDNGLAALCKLRNLKGLRINDLPNAGNKALIAAYLLDENPELNVLGVDLPSDHDKEMPETSPEESGQYSDSSNNSSDKPPT
- the LOC128175779 gene encoding distal membrane-arm assembly complex protein 2-like isoform X2, which codes for MPDDGKTPFVNLNRMLNVVEADFDKESLKQFMQRKIDVNDIAEQRVDAKTKEKIGKDLAAAYVVVKSGGRIQFAGMDRWIEKKGSHIPLPNHNIPNLKLQVADLTGSSIRYEGLAFLEGTSIKMLILRDCQYIDDFCLSRLYKISNTLEFLDISGCTLVTDNGLAALCKLRNLKGLRINDLPNAGNKALIAAYLLDENPELNVLGVDLPSDHDKEMPETSPEESGQYSDSSNNSSDKPPT